A genome region from Cerasicoccus sp. TK19100 includes the following:
- the hsdR gene encoding EcoAI/FtnUII family type I restriction enzme subunit R gives MTEADTRAELIDPAIAAAGWVSGDAIRIAREYTISIGRLQGAGRRTRKQAADYVLFYRDQALAVIEAKKRDLDAAEGVAQAKDYANKLGAPFAFATNGDELYRIDMRRGVEGVIEAYPTPEELWLDVFGQREAREQSWRERFAAVPFEDKSGQWQPRYYQHAAITKALGAIAEGSERILLTLATGTGKTAIAFQIAWKLFHSRWNRREFAELPAGEEPTRRPRILFLADRNVLANQAFNSFSAFADDALVRIDPAEIRKRGRAPKNGSIFFTIFQTFMTSGADADAAALCYEEYPPDFFDLIIIDECHRGGANDESSWQDILKHFGPAVQLGLTATPKRRDNVDTYAYFGEPVYVYSLKDGINDGFLTPFKVKQIQTTLDDYIYTPDDDVLEGEVEQGRRYEERDFNRIIEIKEREAARVKLFLSLINQREKTIVFCANQAHAAAVRDLINQHAESSDPFYCCRVTAHDGKFGEEKLRDFQDNERTIPTILTTSQKLSTGVDARNVRNIVLMRPVNSMIEFKQIIGRGTRLYDGKDFSTIYDFVKAYHHFSDPEWDGEPIDPETPEPKPGPKLPQPEPPEPGGVTEPTKRKPKVKIKLADGKERTVQHMMMTSYWSPDGTPVSAQQFIEQLFGALPQFFQDEQQLRDIWGRPDTREQLLEQLETAGYGREQLSELADLIEARHSDLFDVLAYVAYTTQPETREERVDSHRTAIFEGYSSPQQEFIDFVLNQYVQNGVETLAYSELKRLLTLKYHSPMDAPQYLGPVSEIRELFSGFQHHLYQKGTVA, from the coding sequence ATGACCGAGGCTGATACCCGCGCCGAGTTGATCGACCCCGCCATTGCAGCGGCTGGTTGGGTGTCGGGTGACGCGATCCGCATCGCGCGGGAGTATACGATTTCCATTGGACGCTTGCAGGGCGCGGGGCGGCGGACCCGGAAGCAGGCGGCTGACTATGTCCTCTTTTACCGCGATCAGGCGCTGGCGGTCATCGAAGCGAAGAAGCGTGATCTGGACGCCGCCGAAGGCGTGGCGCAAGCCAAAGACTATGCGAACAAGCTCGGCGCACCGTTTGCCTTCGCCACAAATGGGGACGAGCTTTACCGCATCGATATGCGGCGGGGCGTGGAGGGCGTCATCGAGGCCTACCCGACACCCGAGGAGCTTTGGCTGGATGTCTTTGGCCAGCGCGAAGCCCGCGAGCAGAGTTGGCGCGAGCGTTTTGCCGCCGTGCCCTTTGAGGACAAGAGCGGCCAATGGCAGCCGCGCTACTACCAGCATGCCGCGATCACCAAGGCGCTGGGCGCCATTGCCGAAGGAAGCGAGCGCATTCTGCTCACCTTGGCCACGGGCACCGGCAAAACCGCGATTGCCTTTCAGATTGCCTGGAAGCTGTTCCACAGCCGCTGGAACCGGCGCGAGTTTGCGGAGCTGCCCGCTGGCGAAGAGCCGACGCGCCGCCCGCGCATCCTGTTTCTCGCCGACCGCAACGTATTGGCTAATCAGGCCTTCAACAGCTTTTCAGCCTTTGCTGATGATGCGCTGGTGCGCATTGATCCGGCCGAGATTCGTAAGCGTGGACGCGCCCCGAAGAACGGCTCCATCTTCTTCACGATCTTCCAGACTTTCATGACCAGTGGCGCGGATGCAGACGCTGCTGCGCTTTGCTACGAAGAATACCCGCCCGACTTCTTCGACCTGATCATCATCGACGAATGTCACCGCGGCGGCGCGAATGATGAGTCTTCGTGGCAGGACATTCTGAAGCACTTCGGGCCTGCGGTGCAACTCGGCCTCACCGCGACACCCAAGCGCAGAGATAACGTCGACACCTACGCCTACTTCGGCGAGCCTGTTTATGTGTATTCCCTCAAGGACGGCATCAACGACGGCTTCCTGACGCCGTTCAAGGTAAAGCAGATCCAGACCACACTTGATGACTACATCTACACCCCGGATGACGACGTGCTGGAAGGCGAAGTCGAGCAAGGCCGTCGCTACGAAGAGCGCGACTTTAATCGCATCATCGAGATCAAGGAGCGCGAAGCCGCGCGCGTGAAGCTGTTCCTGTCGCTGATCAACCAACGAGAGAAGACCATCGTCTTTTGCGCCAACCAAGCGCACGCCGCTGCGGTGCGCGACCTGATCAACCAGCACGCCGAAAGCAGCGACCCGTTCTACTGCTGTCGCGTAACGGCGCACGATGGCAAGTTCGGCGAAGAGAAGCTGCGTGACTTTCAAGACAACGAACGCACGATTCCGACAATTCTCACGACCTCGCAAAAGCTGTCTACTGGCGTCGATGCGCGTAACGTGCGCAACATTGTGCTGATGCGTCCGGTGAACAGTATGATCGAGTTCAAGCAGATCATCGGTCGTGGCACTCGCCTTTACGACGGGAAGGACTTCTCCACGATCTACGACTTCGTCAAAGCCTACCATCACTTTTCCGATCCGGAATGGGACGGCGAGCCCATCGACCCAGAGACGCCTGAACCGAAGCCAGGCCCAAAGTTGCCCCAACCGGAGCCACCGGAACCTGGTGGCGTCACCGAACCGACCAAGCGCAAGCCCAAGGTGAAAATCAAACTGGCAGACGGCAAGGAGCGCACCGTCCAGCACATGATGATGACGAGTTACTGGAGCCCGGACGGAACGCCTGTTTCCGCGCAGCAGTTTATCGAGCAACTCTTCGGAGCATTGCCGCAATTTTTCCAAGACGAGCAGCAGCTACGCGACATCTGGGGCCGGCCAGATACGCGCGAACAGCTCTTGGAGCAATTGGAAACCGCAGGCTATGGCCGCGAGCAACTCAGCGAACTGGCAGACTTAATTGAGGCCCGACACTCCGACCTGTTCGATGTGTTGGCTTATGTCGCATACACGACACAACCAGAGACCCGCGAGGAACGTGTCGACAGCCACCGAACGGCCATCTTTGAGGGCTACTCTAGCCCACAGCAGGAGTTCATTGATTTCGTGCTGAACCAATATGTCCAAAACGGCGTAGAGACGCTGGCTTACAGTGAGTTGAAGCGATTGTTAACGCTAAAGTATCACTCCCCCATGGATGCGCCGCAATATCTCGGGCCCGTATCTGAGATTCGCGAGCTCTTCAGCGGTTTCCAACACCATCTTTATCAGAAGGGTACTGTAGCTTAA
- a CDS encoding alanine/glycine:cation symporter family protein codes for MQWLNEAIKGINGILWGYLLIYLLLGVGFYFTVRSRFVQVRLFVQSFREMFGGVKGVDGGISPFQAFATGLASRVGTGNIAGVAVAISLGGPGAIFWMWMTALVGMASSVVECSLAQLYKVKHGDDDNTFRGGPAYYIQQGIGSRPMGIAFALALVLCFGLVFNAVQTNSIRVVLQEAYGFPAWTVGLGVTLLAAPAIFGGVRSVAVIAGVLVPVMAVVYLAMAGYSVIRHIADVPGVFMLIVKSAFGLQEAAGGLTGFAVSQAMTMGIKRGLFSNEAGMGSAPNAAATATANHPVGQALLQMLGAFIDTIVVCSATAFMILLSGAYDPAVSTVGPELTQLALTDEIGAFGKHFLAVAIFFFGYSSILGNYAYAEGNVEFIHRSPRAIFVFKLIVLGMVYFGAVGKAPLVWNMADMSQGIMAIINLVAILLLGGVAMKLLRDYESQLGGKGMPEFKRSNLPELEDKLHKDVW; via the coding sequence ATGCAGTGGCTCAATGAAGCGATAAAAGGAATTAACGGCATTCTCTGGGGTTACCTCTTGATATATTTGCTGCTTGGCGTGGGGTTCTACTTCACGGTGCGCAGCCGGTTTGTGCAGGTGCGGCTGTTCGTGCAGTCGTTCCGCGAAATGTTTGGCGGGGTGAAGGGCGTCGATGGCGGCATCTCGCCCTTTCAGGCGTTTGCGACGGGCCTGGCCAGCCGCGTGGGCACGGGGAACATCGCCGGTGTAGCCGTGGCGATTTCGCTGGGCGGGCCGGGTGCGATTTTCTGGATGTGGATGACGGCGCTCGTCGGCATGGCGAGCTCCGTCGTGGAGTGCTCGCTGGCTCAGCTTTACAAGGTGAAGCATGGCGACGACGACAACACCTTCCGCGGTGGCCCAGCCTATTATATTCAACAAGGCATTGGCAGCCGGCCGATGGGCATCGCCTTTGCGCTCGCCCTGGTGCTGTGCTTCGGGCTGGTGTTCAATGCCGTGCAGACCAACTCAATCCGCGTCGTGCTACAGGAGGCTTACGGCTTCCCGGCGTGGACCGTGGGCCTGGGCGTCACGCTGCTGGCGGCACCAGCGATCTTTGGCGGCGTGCGTAGCGTCGCCGTGATTGCCGGGGTGCTCGTGCCGGTCATGGCGGTCGTGTATCTCGCGATGGCGGGCTACTCCGTCATCCGCCATATTGCGGACGTGCCCGGCGTGTTTATGCTGATCGTGAAAAGCGCCTTTGGCCTGCAGGAAGCCGCGGGAGGCTTGACCGGGTTTGCCGTTTCCCAGGCGATGACAATGGGCATCAAGCGCGGCCTGTTTTCGAACGAGGCCGGCATGGGCTCCGCGCCAAACGCCGCGGCGACGGCCACAGCGAACCACCCGGTGGGCCAGGCGCTGCTGCAAATGCTCGGCGCGTTTATCGACACGATTGTGGTCTGCTCAGCGACGGCGTTCATGATTCTCCTTTCCGGCGCTTATGATCCAGCCGTGAGCACTGTGGGCCCCGAGCTCACCCAACTGGCGCTCACGGATGAGATCGGCGCCTTCGGCAAACACTTCCTCGCGGTGGCGATATTCTTCTTTGGCTACTCGTCGATCCTGGGTAACTACGCTTATGCGGAGGGCAACGTGGAGTTCATCCATCGCAGCCCGCGGGCGATCTTTGTGTTCAAGCTGATCGTGCTGGGCATGGTTTACTTTGGCGCGGTGGGCAAGGCCCCGCTCGTCTGGAACATGGCCGATATGAGCCAGGGCATCATGGCGATTATCAACCTCGTCGCGATCCTGCTGCTCGGCGGCGTGGCGATGAAGCTCTTGCGCGACTACGAGTCCCAACTCGGCGGCAAGGGCATGCCGGAGTTCAAACGCAGCAACCTCCCCGAGCTCGAAGACAAGCTGCACAAGGACGTGTGGTGA
- a CDS encoding ATP-binding protein yields the protein MSLSTESESSAELLQHWETDTNRTILKDQPRNLISSWVLATSFALVVSFEFTWLPVFLWLGLMAITSAIRVLIWRSIRRRLEHGGGNEGSSRLLNINAFVGGIPWGVMGFYFWPLQDAEISAFCIFILGGVTAGAMPGMAASRRMYPIFIITCLAPIVIRFCLAPSFSPKVMALVMVFYSIFMIRQATRQRNMLWERFKLTSEKDSLIEDLGREIDDHQETEDKLRHEKQRAEKASRAKTDFVATMSHEIRTPLNCLVGGVNLIRSKSVSPDMQETIELLDLSSQSLLAIVNDILDFSKIEEGKLELDRAPFSPAKTLQQVRKLYKAEAANRGLKLELTISTKLPAYLMGDANRVRQIVTNLVGNALKFTEEGEVSVAAHYQESAKTWQVICSDTGTGISPEYRHLIFKPFTQADSSMARKYGGSGLGLTICNSLAQAMGGSITVDTEYGKGSRFTLTLPAEIADAPPQPEPESTPADPKPKHYSGRVMLFEDDPVSSRVMNMILKKEGVAILHAKTGPSGLEILQNEKADLVLMDLQMPGMDGFETTRSIRQLPDSSATPANVTVVALTANTTADIRQKCLDAGMNQFLTKPMQIDQLRALLASHFADTTTSAEVG from the coding sequence ATGAGTTTAAGCACCGAGAGCGAATCCAGCGCCGAGCTACTGCAGCATTGGGAAACCGATACAAATCGGACCATTCTCAAGGACCAGCCGCGCAACCTGATCAGCTCATGGGTCCTGGCCACTTCGTTCGCGTTGGTCGTCAGTTTCGAGTTCACCTGGTTGCCCGTGTTTCTGTGGCTTGGGCTGATGGCGATTACCTCGGCCATACGGGTGCTCATTTGGCGCTCTATCCGCCGCAGGCTGGAGCATGGTGGCGGCAATGAAGGCTCAAGCCGGCTGCTGAACATCAATGCTTTTGTCGGCGGCATCCCCTGGGGCGTGATGGGCTTCTACTTCTGGCCGCTGCAAGATGCAGAGATCTCGGCCTTTTGCATTTTCATCCTGGGAGGCGTCACGGCTGGTGCCATGCCGGGGATGGCGGCCTCCCGCCGGATGTATCCCATATTCATCATCACTTGCCTCGCGCCGATCGTCATCCGGTTTTGCCTCGCGCCGTCGTTTTCGCCCAAGGTGATGGCGCTGGTGATGGTCTTCTACTCAATCTTCATGATCCGCCAGGCCACACGCCAACGGAACATGCTCTGGGAGCGCTTCAAGCTTACCTCGGAAAAAGACTCACTCATTGAAGACCTTGGCCGCGAGATCGACGACCACCAGGAAACCGAGGACAAACTGCGCCACGAAAAACAACGCGCCGAAAAGGCCAGCCGCGCCAAGACCGACTTCGTTGCCACGATGTCTCACGAGATTCGCACACCGCTCAATTGCCTCGTGGGCGGCGTGAATTTGATCCGCAGTAAATCCGTCAGCCCCGATATGCAGGAAACCATTGAGCTGCTCGATCTGAGTTCGCAAAGCCTGCTCGCCATCGTCAACGACATCCTCGACTTCTCCAAGATCGAAGAGGGCAAGCTCGAGCTCGACCGTGCACCCTTTTCTCCCGCCAAAACCTTGCAGCAGGTGCGCAAGCTTTACAAAGCCGAGGCCGCCAACCGCGGGCTGAAGCTCGAGCTGACCATCTCCACCAAGCTGCCCGCCTACCTGATGGGCGACGCCAACCGCGTGCGCCAGATCGTGACCAACCTCGTGGGCAACGCACTGAAGTTTACCGAAGAAGGCGAGGTATCCGTCGCCGCGCACTACCAGGAGTCGGCCAAGACCTGGCAGGTCATTTGCAGTGATACGGGCACAGGTATTTCGCCGGAATACCGCCACCTGATCTTCAAGCCGTTCACCCAGGCCGATAGCTCCATGGCGCGCAAATACGGCGGCAGCGGCTTGGGCCTGACGATCTGCAACAGCCTCGCCCAAGCCATGGGCGGCAGCATCACAGTCGATACCGAATACGGCAAAGGCTCGCGCTTCACGCTGACGCTGCCCGCCGAGATTGCCGACGCGCCACCGCAACCCGAGCCCGAAAGCACTCCAGCCGATCCCAAGCCCAAGCACTACTCCGGCCGCGTCATGCTCTTTGAGGACGACCCCGTGAGCAGCCGCGTGATGAACATGATTTTAAAGAAAGAAGGTGTGGCCATCCTGCACGCCAAGACCGGCCCCTCCGGCCTGGAGATCCTGCAAAACGAGAAGGCAGACCTGGTCCTGATGGACTTGCAAATGCCGGGCATGGACGGCTTTGAGACCACACGCTCCATTCGCCAATTACCCGACTCTTCGGCAACGCCAGCCAACGTAACGGTGGTCGCCCTAACGGCTAACACCACCGCCGACATCCGCCAAAAATGCCTCGACGCTGGCATGAACCAATTCCTGACCAAGCCCATGCAGATCGACCAGCTTCGGGCTCTGCTGGCCAGCCACTTCGCCGACACCACCACGAGCGCCGAAGTCGGCTAA
- a CDS encoding TolC family protein: MFKITFVLITAACAAVLHAQESPPPTITVDRASAIHRALYGNRDLLAARYTVQQAQGRTIDAGSWQNPNLNLTGASDFAFANEGEYAWSVGLEQRFPVTDRLRRLRNIASLEVQLAELEIRDAERRLAYGVEQIFDTLELIDAELALHREQIALNQTFADFLQKKIERAEASSLDLGQTKVAQAALKQKILRLQRERTGQLVHLRELLGLELHQGIEIDATPDATPPHALPEFNRSDLPDHPAYQLRLQLVEIATEQTALAQAERWQDIAVEIFYEQGLSNNALEDPSTNNLYLGGEKEQFIGVGLSIPLPLHNQNRGEVISRRAKERQLEAEVGALGFRLQNEAAELREEYAEVEEQIHDYEQAVLNQATDNLRQLEDAYAVGQVDLTSVFRAQERVLDLRVDFAMLQAERREILSQWRFETAANLPESAIEVKEADHETL; this comes from the coding sequence ATGTTTAAAATCACTTTTGTTCTCATTACCGCTGCGTGTGCGGCCGTCTTACACGCCCAGGAATCTCCCCCGCCCACTATCACTGTGGACCGCGCCAGCGCCATCCACCGCGCACTCTATGGTAACCGCGACCTGCTCGCGGCACGCTACACCGTGCAACAAGCCCAAGGCCGGACCATCGACGCCGGCTCATGGCAAAACCCAAATCTCAACCTCACCGGTGCGTCGGATTTTGCCTTCGCCAACGAGGGCGAATACGCGTGGTCCGTCGGGCTGGAGCAACGCTTTCCCGTTACCGATCGTCTACGCCGGCTGCGGAACATCGCCTCGCTGGAAGTCCAGCTGGCCGAGCTGGAGATACGCGATGCCGAGCGTCGGCTGGCCTACGGTGTGGAGCAAATCTTCGACACGCTCGAGCTGATCGACGCCGAGCTGGCACTCCACCGTGAGCAAATCGCGCTCAACCAAACCTTCGCCGATTTCCTGCAAAAGAAGATTGAGCGCGCCGAAGCCTCATCGCTTGACCTTGGCCAAACCAAAGTAGCCCAGGCCGCGCTGAAGCAAAAGATTCTCCGCCTGCAACGCGAGCGCACTGGACAACTCGTTCACCTGCGCGAGCTGCTCGGGCTGGAGCTGCACCAGGGCATCGAGATCGACGCCACCCCCGACGCCACGCCACCGCATGCCTTGCCGGAGTTTAACCGCAGCGACCTGCCCGACCACCCGGCCTACCAACTCCGCCTGCAACTGGTGGAGATCGCCACCGAGCAAACCGCGCTTGCCCAGGCCGAGCGCTGGCAGGACATCGCCGTGGAAATCTTCTACGAGCAGGGGCTATCCAATAATGCGCTGGAAGACCCTTCGACGAACAACCTCTACCTCGGCGGGGAAAAGGAGCAGTTTATCGGCGTCGGCCTGAGCATCCCCCTGCCCCTGCACAACCAGAATCGCGGCGAGGTGATCAGCCGCCGCGCCAAGGAGCGCCAGCTCGAAGCCGAGGTTGGCGCGCTCGGCTTTCGCCTGCAAAACGAAGCCGCCGAGCTACGCGAGGAATACGCCGAGGTCGAAGAGCAAATACACGACTATGAGCAAGCCGTGCTCAACCAAGCCACCGACAACCTTCGCCAACTGGAGGACGCCTACGCAGTCGGCCAAGTCGACCTGACCTCCGTCTTCCGCGCACAAGAGCGCGTGCTCGATCTGCGGGTGGACTTCGCGATGCTCCAGGCTGAGCGCCGCGAAATTCTATCCCAATGGCGCTTCGAGACCGCCGCCAACCTCCCCGAAAGCGCAATCGAAGTAAAGGAGGCCGACCATGAAACTTTGTAA
- a CDS encoding efflux RND transporter periplasmic adaptor subunit — protein MTFNKLALCTLLVAQVTLTPSIYAQDRAANTIILDEAGARNLRIETVVADEGTFESTLFAIGRIEEIPENRSVVSSRIAGRVVELNAFEGDRVEQGQLIAVVESRQLGDPPPTVKLFAPQTGLVVSSHVRLGEPVEPSQELMDIADQSQFWAVAQIPEQEAAQVKLGDMARIHVPALGDQWIEAELVRFGVNADRQAGTVEGIFVIDNTEGRLRPGLRAEFSIVTDQRELVLSVPLNAVQGDPSNRYVFVKDFDLENAFVRAPVVLGEENEQRVEVISGLFPGDEVVTTGSYGLSFAGAGSGMSLKEALDAAHGHEHNEDGSEITPEQRAAKKSGADGHGHDHGEGGHNDSELSLVLMGYAGVVTLLALVLAQLLWNAKRTKAEASNA, from the coding sequence ATGACTTTCAATAAGCTCGCTCTCTGCACCCTCTTAGTCGCGCAAGTTACGCTAACGCCGTCAATCTACGCCCAGGACCGCGCAGCGAACACCATCATTCTGGATGAGGCTGGGGCGCGCAATCTGCGCATCGAAACCGTGGTCGCCGATGAGGGAACTTTTGAATCAACGCTGTTCGCCATCGGCCGCATCGAAGAAATTCCCGAGAACCGTTCCGTCGTGTCGTCGCGGATTGCCGGGCGCGTAGTCGAGCTGAATGCCTTCGAGGGCGACCGTGTCGAGCAGGGCCAACTGATCGCCGTCGTTGAGAGTCGGCAGCTCGGCGACCCACCGCCCACGGTGAAGCTGTTTGCGCCGCAGACGGGGTTAGTCGTTTCCTCGCACGTGCGCCTCGGTGAGCCCGTGGAGCCATCTCAGGAGCTAATGGACATCGCGGACCAGTCGCAGTTCTGGGCCGTCGCACAGATCCCCGAGCAGGAAGCCGCGCAAGTGAAGCTTGGCGATATGGCGCGCATTCATGTGCCCGCGCTGGGCGACCAGTGGATCGAGGCCGAGCTAGTGCGCTTCGGTGTGAATGCCGACCGGCAAGCCGGCACGGTGGAAGGCATCTTCGTGATCGATAACACCGAGGGCCGTTTGCGCCCGGGTTTGCGGGCGGAGTTTTCCATCGTCACCGATCAGCGCGAGCTGGTTCTGTCCGTGCCGCTCAATGCAGTGCAGGGCGACCCGAGCAACCGCTATGTCTTTGTCAAAGACTTCGATTTGGAGAATGCGTTTGTTCGCGCACCCGTCGTATTGGGCGAAGAAAACGAACAGCGCGTAGAAGTCATTAGCGGCCTTTTTCCAGGTGATGAAGTCGTGACCACCGGCTCGTATGGGCTGAGCTTTGCGGGTGCCGGTTCCGGCATGTCGCTCAAGGAAGCGCTGGACGCCGCGCACGGCCACGAGCACAACGAAGACGGCTCAGAAATAACGCCTGAGCAACGTGCCGCAAAGAAAAGTGGCGCGGATGGGCATGGCCATGACCATGGTGAAGGAGGTCACAACGACAGTGAACTTTCTCTGGTGCTGATGGGTTATGCTGGCGTCGTAACGCTGCTTGCGCTCGTGCTCGCGCAGTTACTTTGGAATGCAAAGCGAACGAAGGCGGAGGCCAGTAATGCTTGA